The following are encoded in a window of Lactobacillus intestinalis genomic DNA:
- a CDS encoding CCA tRNA nucleotidyltransferase has protein sequence MKIDSLPAIFMAAMPVLKKLENAGFEAYFVGGSVRDLLLGRHIHDIDIATSAYPEEVKEEFEKTIDTGIKHGTVTVLYNGGSYEITTFRTESGYQDFRRPDQVTFVQNLDEDLKRRDFTINALAMNTNGEIIDLFNGLKDLHNRVIRAVGNPEERFHEDALRMMRAVRFMSQLEFELEGETQKAIEDNHELLKKISIERVREEFVKMGIGPHSRQAFQIFLDTQLSEDVPDFAGKKDLLSIYPQLQFSPTLETSLWAVIIILLKIPNDNIGKFMRDWKNSNAMADAVERIVELFDLLASQAPTDYDLFKAGEATLLNTIDVAHILGQPISAEALVDRYDALPIKNSSDLIVDGRFLIKNGIEPGPKLGILLNSIREKVVEGELENSKAAIKQFIEEQN, from the coding sequence ATGAAAATAGACAGTTTACCAGCAATATTTATGGCAGCAATGCCTGTGTTAAAGAAATTGGAAAATGCTGGATTTGAGGCATATTTTGTTGGTGGCTCCGTAAGAGATTTATTATTAGGTAGACATATTCACGATATTGATATTGCTACAAGTGCTTATCCTGAAGAAGTTAAAGAAGAATTTGAAAAAACTATTGATACAGGAATAAAACATGGAACTGTAACTGTTTTGTACAATGGTGGCAGTTACGAAATTACTACTTTTAGAACAGAATCTGGATATCAAGATTTTCGTCGACCAGATCAAGTAACTTTTGTTCAAAATCTTGATGAAGATTTGAAAAGACGTGATTTTACCATTAATGCTTTAGCAATGAATACAAATGGAGAAATCATTGATTTATTTAATGGGTTGAAAGATCTCCATAATCGAGTAATTAGAGCAGTAGGAAATCCTGAAGAAAGATTCCATGAAGATGCGTTACGAATGATGCGCGCAGTTCGATTTATGAGCCAATTAGAATTTGAGCTTGAAGGTGAAACTCAAAAGGCGATTGAAGATAATCATGAATTGCTTAAGAAAATTTCAATTGAACGCGTTCGAGAAGAATTTGTAAAGATGGGAATTGGGCCTCATTCTAGACAAGCTTTTCAAATCTTTTTAGATACTCAATTAAGTGAAGATGTGCCAGATTTTGCTGGAAAGAAAGATCTCTTATCTATTTATCCCCAATTGCAATTTAGTCCTACTTTGGAGACTAGTTTATGGGCTGTGATTATTATTTTGCTGAAAATTCCAAATGATAATATTGGAAAATTTATGCGTGATTGGAAGAATTCGAATGCAATGGCAGATGCGGTAGAAAGAATTGTCGAATTATTTGATTTATTAGCAAGTCAAGCTCCTACTGATTATGACCTATTTAAAGCAGGAGAGGCCACTCTTTTGAATACTATTGATGTGGCACACATTTTAGGTCAGCCAATTTCAGCAGAAGCCTTAGTAGATCGTTATGATGCACTCCCAATCAAAAATTCATCCGATTTGATCGTAGATGGACGCTTTCTAATTAAAAACGGCATTGAGCCAGGCCCAAAGTTGGGAATTCTTTTAAACTCCATAAGAGAAAAAGTGGTTGAAGGTGAATTAGAGAACAGTAAAGCCGCAATTAAGCAGTTTATTGAAGAACAAAATTAA
- a CDS encoding YitT family protein, with amino-acid sequence MQKIKSKTILELLMITIGCAIYGLSLDMISVPNKLADGGLSGISLILHHFWGINMGLSTLVLNIPLILLGYRFMGKRLLAYTIWGTLCLSFFLWFWRLIPIISQFNLEHDLFLSAILAGTLSGFGLGLVFRFNGTSGGTDIIARICQMKYGISSGRILLLCDAIVLFISLSYLDIKHMMYTLLASYILAKVMDAVQQGAYTARGIIIISDKYQEIGKMIDLKLERGFTYFKALGGYKHQDRLVIYVVVSPHEVPTVKQLVEREDPNAFVNVIDVHEALGEGFTYSKKHWKFDFKK; translated from the coding sequence ATGCAAAAAATCAAATCAAAAACAATTTTGGAATTGCTAATGATCACAATTGGCTGTGCAATTTATGGACTTAGTCTAGATATGATCTCAGTTCCCAATAAATTAGCTGACGGTGGATTAAGTGGTATTTCCTTAATCTTGCATCATTTTTGGGGAATTAATATGGGACTTTCCACCCTAGTCTTAAATATCCCTCTTATTTTACTGGGATATCGCTTTATGGGCAAAAGACTTCTTGCCTATACTATCTGGGGCACTCTTTGTTTATCCTTCTTTTTATGGTTTTGGCGTTTAATTCCCATTATATCGCAATTTAACCTTGAACACGACCTCTTCTTGTCAGCAATCCTTGCAGGAACGCTATCAGGATTTGGTTTAGGGCTAGTTTTTCGATTTAATGGGACTTCTGGAGGGACTGACATCATTGCTCGAATTTGTCAAATGAAGTATGGCATTTCTTCTGGAAGAATTTTACTTTTGTGCGATGCCATTGTTTTATTCATTTCTCTATCTTATCTTGATATTAAACATATGATGTACACCCTTTTGGCTTCTTACATTCTGGCAAAAGTTATGGATGCAGTTCAACAAGGAGCCTATACTGCAAGAGGAATTATTATAATTTCAGATAAATATCAAGAAATCGGTAAAATGATTGATTTAAAACTAGAACGAGGTTTTACTTATTTTAAAGCTTTGGGCGGATATAAACATCAAGATCGTTTAGTTATTTATGTTGTTGTTTCTCCTCATGAAGTTCCTACTGTTAAACAGCTAGTAGAGCGAGAAGATCCAAATGCCTTTGTAAATGTAATTGATGTACATGAAGCGTTGGGTGAAGGTTTTACTTATAGTAAGAAACATTGGAAGTTCGATTTTAAGAAATAG
- a CDS encoding tetratricopeptide repeat protein — MSYSEKLLDAIENQDFSQDKILLKQALDNDEPEVLASLAENLTSYGFTNLSKEVYRSLIAKFPKEDLFKVYLAEILLNDGDDDDGLTLLYNILPDSSAYLDSLLVQADYYQTNGLLETARDKLLQALKLAPEEDAIKFGLAELDYLDGEYEQALSLYRDLVKRQKNFGETNLIQREFQTMAKLGQYEEASEVIKEHSADILDIDSKYQAGLIMLSVGDDDQAIKYLDDVIDQSPDYVNAYPLLAQAYLHKHDNEQVLRSAQAGLAYNELDETLYSMGAKAAANMNELDTAEDLLKKGLEIAPDNSDLLMQLSNLYIHENKDQENINLFKDKSDEELEPQAHWNMAISYENLDKNDKARAEFLLAYPDFQKNPEFLKQMIRFFNVEPNSTDIVKQLLDRYLKLVPEDAEMQDLYNDLI; from the coding sequence ATGAGTTATTCAGAAAAATTATTAGATGCAATTGAAAATCAAGATTTTTCCCAAGATAAAATTTTATTAAAGCAAGCCTTAGATAATGATGAACCAGAAGTATTGGCTTCTTTGGCTGAAAATTTAACTAGCTATGGTTTTACTAATTTATCTAAAGAAGTTTATCGCTCTTTAATCGCTAAATTTCCAAAAGAAGATTTGTTTAAGGTGTACTTAGCGGAAATTCTTCTAAATGATGGAGACGATGATGATGGGTTAACCCTTTTGTATAATATTTTACCGGACTCTTCGGCTTATTTGGATAGTTTATTAGTTCAAGCTGATTATTATCAAACAAATGGTTTGCTTGAAACTGCAAGGGATAAATTGCTTCAGGCTTTAAAATTAGCTCCAGAAGAAGATGCGATTAAGTTTGGGTTAGCTGAATTGGACTATTTAGATGGTGAATATGAACAAGCTTTAAGTTTGTATAGAGATTTAGTTAAAAGACAGAAGAATTTTGGCGAAACTAATTTAATTCAGCGTGAGTTTCAGACAATGGCTAAATTAGGTCAATATGAAGAGGCTAGTGAAGTTATTAAGGAACATAGCGCTGATATCTTGGATATAGATAGTAAGTACCAAGCTGGATTAATTATGCTTTCTGTAGGGGATGATGACCAAGCAATTAAGTATTTAGATGATGTAATTGATCAAAGTCCGGATTATGTTAATGCATATCCATTGTTAGCACAGGCTTACTTACATAAACATGATAATGAACAAGTCTTGCGATCCGCACAAGCTGGACTCGCTTATAATGAACTAGATGAAACTTTATATTCCATGGGTGCAAAGGCTGCGGCTAATATGAATGAATTAGATACGGCAGAAGATTTACTTAAGAAAGGTCTAGAAATAGCACCAGACAACAGCGATCTTTTAATGCAATTATCTAATTTGTATATCCATGAAAATAAAGATCAAGAAAATATTAACCTGTTTAAAGATAAGAGCGATGAAGAATTAGAGCCTCAAGCTCATTGGAACATGGCAATTTCATATGAAAACTTGGATAAAAATGATAAAGCGCGAGCAGAATTCTTGTTAGCATATCCAGATTTTCAAAAGAATCCTGAATTCTTAAAACAAATGATAAGATTCTTTAATGTAGAACCAAATTCTACAGATATTGTAAAACAACTTTTGGACCGTTACTTAAAATTAGTTCCTGAAGATGCTGAAATGCAAGATTTATATAATGATTTGATATAA
- a CDS encoding HU family DNA-binding protein, whose protein sequence is MANKAELISEVAANTKLTKKQAAVAIDAIFSSIQNDLANGNKVQLIGFGTFEVRHRAARKGRNPQTGAEIEIPASEVPAFKPGKALKDAVK, encoded by the coding sequence ATGGCAAATAAAGCTGAATTGATTTCTGAAGTAGCTGCTAACACTAAGTTAACTAAGAAGCAAGCTGCTGTAGCAATTGATGCTATTTTTAGCTCAATTCAAAATGACCTTGCTAATGGCAATAAGGTACAATTGATCGGTTTTGGTACTTTTGAAGTTCGTCACCGTGCTGCACGTAAGGGTCGCAACCCTCAAACTGGTGCTGAAATTGAAATTCCTGCAAGTGAAGTTCCTGCATTTAAGCCAGGAAAGGCACTTAAGGATGCTGTTAAGTAG
- the der gene encoding ribosome biogenesis GTPase Der, with protein sequence MALPVVAIVGRPNVGKSTLFNRIINERLAIVEDRLGVTRDRNYAQAEWLGRKFDVIDTGGITWDDGKIEEEIRAQAEIAIDEADVIVMLTSVVNGVTDLDEKVAQLLYRTKKPVILAVNKADNPEQRANIYDFYSLGLGDPIPVSSSHGTGIGDLLDEIVSDFPHDTDQKADDVISFSMIGRPNVGKSSIVNKLLGENRVIVANEEGTTRDAVDTPFVKDGTKFRLIDTAGIRRRGKVYEKTEKYSVLRAMSAIERSDVVCLVLDASTGIREQDKHVAGYAHEAGRGIIIVVNKWDLPEKNSTSAKDFEKIIRQEFQYLDYAPILFVSAKTGQRLDQIPKMVKKVYENQNQRIQSSVLNDLLLEASKLVPTPLVKGKRLRVYYMTQVRTNPPTFVVFVNDPELMHFSYQRFLINQLRENFDFMGTPIKIIPRKRK encoded by the coding sequence ATGGCTTTACCAGTGGTAGCAATCGTTGGACGTCCTAATGTAGGAAAATCAACACTTTTCAACCGTATTATTAATGAGCGTTTAGCAATTGTAGAAGATAGACTTGGAGTAACTCGAGATCGTAATTATGCCCAAGCTGAATGGTTAGGGCGTAAATTCGATGTTATTGATACGGGAGGAATTACTTGGGACGATGGAAAAATTGAAGAAGAAATTCGTGCCCAAGCAGAAATTGCAATTGACGAAGCAGATGTAATTGTAATGTTAACCAGTGTAGTTAATGGAGTAACAGATTTAGATGAAAAAGTAGCACAACTTCTTTATCGTACTAAGAAACCTGTTATTTTAGCAGTAAATAAAGCTGATAATCCTGAACAAAGAGCTAATATTTATGATTTTTACAGTTTAGGATTGGGAGATCCTATTCCTGTTTCCAGTAGTCATGGAACAGGTATTGGAGATTTACTGGATGAAATTGTCAGTGATTTTCCTCATGACACGGATCAAAAGGCCGATGATGTAATTTCATTTAGTATGATTGGACGTCCTAATGTAGGAAAATCTTCTATCGTAAATAAACTTTTAGGAGAAAACAGAGTAATTGTTGCTAACGAAGAGGGAACAACGCGCGATGCTGTCGATACTCCTTTTGTAAAAGATGGCACAAAATTTCGGCTAATCGATACAGCTGGTATTCGTCGTCGAGGTAAGGTATACGAAAAGACTGAAAAGTACTCTGTATTACGTGCTATGAGCGCTATTGAACGCTCAGACGTGGTTTGTTTGGTTCTTGATGCAAGTACAGGTATTCGAGAACAAGACAAGCATGTGGCCGGATATGCCCATGAGGCAGGTCGTGGAATTATAATTGTTGTAAATAAATGGGATTTACCAGAAAAGAATAGTACAAGTGCTAAAGACTTTGAAAAAATTATTCGTCAAGAATTTCAATATCTAGATTATGCTCCAATTCTTTTCGTTTCTGCTAAAACTGGTCAACGATTAGATCAAATTCCAAAAATGGTTAAAAAGGTATATGAAAACCAGAACCAACGAATTCAATCTAGCGTGTTAAATGATTTGCTTCTTGAAGCAAGTAAATTGGTTCCAACTCCTCTTGTAAAGGGCAAGCGATTACGCGTTTACTACATGACTCAAGTAAGAACTAATCCACCAACTTTTGTAGTGTTTGTTAATGATCCAGAATTGATGCACTTTTCATACCAAAGATTCTTAATTAATCAATTACGAGAGAATTTCGATTTTATGGGAACTCCTATTAAGATTATTCCACGAAAGAGAAAGTAA
- the rpsA gene encoding 30S ribosomal protein S1: MSENSNQFLDALKQMQGVEVGDIVDVEVLDVEDGQIDVGVENAGVEGVITRREYTSDRNADLRELVKAGDKFKALVLRRAGGDKENGEFFFSVTRLKEREAYDKLQKDFEEGTPIEGTVTSSVRGGLLVDVGTRGFLPASLISNRYVSDLKPYIGKTMKLKITEIDPNKNRLILSHKDLIEEEREEAFDKVASQLVVGDVIEGKVSRLTNFGAFIDVGGVDGLVHISEISYKHVDKPSDVLKVGQDVKVKVIGIDDDRHRISLSIKQTEPSPFEQATADLNEGDIFEGEVKSLTNFGAFVEVTDGIQGLVHVSEISNKHVDKPSDVLKVGQTVKVKVLSIDPNERRISLSIKAADPNASSNESSRPRRSRNENSVSKKYMSSDDNGFALGDIIGDQLKDRQ, encoded by the coding sequence ATGTCAGAAAACAGTAATCAATTTTTAGACGCATTAAAGCAAATGCAAGGAGTTGAGGTCGGAGATATTGTCGATGTTGAAGTACTAGACGTTGAAGACGGCCAAATTGATGTTGGCGTTGAAAACGCTGGTGTGGAAGGTGTTATCACTCGTCGTGAATACACTTCAGATCGTAACGCAGATTTACGTGAATTAGTTAAGGCAGGCGACAAGTTTAAGGCCTTAGTTCTTAGAAGAGCTGGTGGCGATAAGGAAAACGGTGAATTTTTCTTCTCAGTTACCCGTTTGAAGGAAAGAGAAGCATACGACAAGTTACAAAAGGACTTTGAAGAAGGTACTCCAATTGAAGGTACTGTAACTTCTTCAGTTCGTGGTGGTTTACTTGTTGATGTTGGTACCCGTGGTTTCTTACCAGCTTCATTAATTTCAAATCGCTATGTTTCAGATCTTAAGCCTTACATCGGTAAGACTATGAAGCTTAAGATTACCGAAATCGATCCTAACAAGAATCGTTTGATTCTTTCACACAAGGATTTAATTGAAGAAGAACGTGAAGAAGCATTTGATAAGGTTGCATCACAATTAGTTGTTGGCGACGTTATTGAAGGTAAGGTATCACGTTTAACTAACTTCGGTGCTTTCATTGATGTTGGTGGTGTCGATGGTTTAGTACACATTTCAGAAATTTCTTACAAGCATGTTGACAAGCCAAGCGATGTTTTGAAGGTAGGTCAAGATGTTAAGGTTAAAGTTATCGGTATTGACGATGACAGACATCGTATCTCCTTGTCAATTAAGCAAACTGAACCTTCTCCATTTGAACAAGCTACAGCTGACTTAAATGAAGGTGACATTTTTGAAGGTGAAGTTAAGTCTTTAACTAACTTCGGTGCTTTTGTTGAAGTTACTGATGGTATTCAAGGTTTAGTACACGTATCAGAAATTTCAAACAAGCATGTTGACAAGCCAAGCGATGTTTTGAAGGTAGGTCAAACTGTTAAGGTTAAGGTATTGAGCATTGATCCTAACGAAAGAAGAATTTCACTTTCAATCAAGGCTGCAGATCCAAATGCTTCTTCAAACGAAAGTTCTCGTCCACGTCGTTCACGTAACGAAAACTCAGTAAGCAAGAAGTACATGAGTAGCGATGACAACGGTTTTGCATTGGGTGACATTATTGGTGACCAATTAAAGGACCGTCAATAG
- the cmk gene encoding (d)CMP kinase, translating to MQVAIDGPASAGKSTVAKIIAKNLSFVYIDTGAMYRACTVIARNHNLDYGNEEGILKAIDQDGIELKSENGEQKVYSAGKNISLEIRTPEISANVSQVSALPGIREKMVALQRELAGHTDVIMDGRDIGTTVLPDAEVKIFLVASARSRAERRLLDLKERGIHTDQTVEQIEADIAARDYKDSHRAVSPLRKAADAIEIDTTNLSIDQVVEKISEEIEKKSKKL from the coding sequence ATGCAAGTAGCAATTGATGGGCCTGCTTCAGCAGGAAAAAGTACTGTAGCAAAGATTATTGCTAAAAATTTATCTTTTGTATATATCGATACCGGAGCTATGTATCGAGCATGTACAGTAATTGCTCGAAACCATAATTTAGATTATGGCAACGAAGAAGGTATTTTAAAGGCAATTGATCAAGATGGAATTGAATTAAAATCTGAAAATGGGGAACAGAAAGTATATTCCGCTGGTAAAAATATTTCTTTAGAGATTAGAACTCCAGAGATTTCAGCTAATGTTTCTCAGGTGTCAGCTTTACCGGGCATTCGTGAAAAAATGGTGGCTCTTCAAAGAGAGTTAGCTGGTCATACAGATGTTATCATGGATGGTCGTGATATCGGTACTACAGTTTTACCAGACGCTGAAGTTAAGATCTTTTTAGTAGCTAGTGCAAGATCACGCGCAGAAAGACGTTTGCTTGATTTGAAGGAGCGCGGAATTCATACTGATCAAACTGTAGAACAAATTGAAGCAGATATTGCGGCTCGTGACTACAAAGATTCTCATCGTGCAGTTTCTCCTTTAAGAAAAGCTGCTGATGCTATAGAAATTGATACTACAAACTTGTCAATTGACCAAGTTGTAGAGAAAATTTCTGAAGAAATTGAAAAAAAGTCAAAAAAACTTTAA
- a CDS encoding SAG1386/EF1546 family surface-associated protein → MDQKPKGPYKHVERPSKSRSIDDEQQDNRGGGPSRWGAVIVILLVIIIALVPIVWHQASTHSQKAEEKQTTKTVASKSKKKASKKKAKKSTNTKKKSALSNSSSLTSSSSSSSDDSTTATDSSSSDSSEETYVVQDGESLSSIAADHGMSVAELANLNDLDVSSNVVTGQTLKLK, encoded by the coding sequence ATGGATCAAAAGCCAAAGGGACCATATAAGCACGTTGAACGTCCTAGTAAGTCTAGAAGCATAGACGATGAGCAACAAGATAATCGAGGGGGAGGCCCGAGCCGTTGGGGTGCAGTGATTGTTATTTTGCTAGTAATCATAATTGCACTAGTTCCAATTGTTTGGCACCAAGCTTCGACACATTCTCAAAAAGCTGAAGAAAAACAGACTACTAAAACTGTGGCTTCTAAGTCTAAAAAGAAAGCATCAAAGAAAAAAGCTAAGAAATCTACTAATACTAAAAAGAAAAGCGCTTTAAGTAATTCTAGTTCTTTGACCAGTTCAAGTTCTTCATCAAGTGATGATTCAACTACCGCAACTGATTCATCTTCTAGTGATAGTAGTGAAGAAACTTATGTAGTTCAAGATGGTGAAAGTTTATCAAGTATTGCAGCAGATCATGGAATGAGCGTTGCTGAATTGGCTAATTTAAATGACTTAGATGTTTCTTCCAATGTCGTTACTGGACAAACACTTAAGCTTAAATAG